A DNA window from Malus domestica chromosome 12, GDT2T_hap1 contains the following coding sequences:
- the LOC103423603 gene encoding CBS domain-containing protein CBSX6-like, with translation MASVFLYHVVGDLTVGKPEMVELCETETMEAAIRAIGESTECGIPVWKKKSHVGMVENNELLQQRFVGILNSLDIVAFFAKSECLEDHDKALKTPVSDVVAPNNSLLKQVDPATRLVDALEMMKHGVKRLIVRKSVVWKGMSKRFSIIYNGKWLKNMDASGSNNNPSANPNRPSSSSTSSTLDKFCCLSREDVIRFLIGCLGALAPLPLSSISSLGAINPNYQFVEASAAAIEATKKLPDDPSAIAVVEQTQDDEYKIIGEISASKLWKCDYLSAAWALANLSAGQFVMGVEDNVSSRSEYNFSLRPAAGNNNQANGGGSARPKKFSSRSIGFNPASPSMGVSRSMYRGRSAPLTCRVTSSLAAVMAQMLSHRATHVWVTEDHSDDIVVGVVGYADIMAAVTKQPAPANPPLGRTTEVSGNDIHR, from the exons ATGGCATCGGTGTTTCTGTACCATGTTGTTGGTGATCTAACGGTGGGGAAGCCGGAGATGGTGGAGCTGTGCGAGACGGAGACGATGGAGGCGGCGATAAGGGCGATCGGAGAGTCGACGGAATGCGGCATACCGGTGTGGAAGAAGAAATCGCACGTGGGAATGGTCGAAAACAATGAATTGCTGCAGCAGAGGTTCGTGGGAATCCTTAATTCCCTCGACATTGTTGCTTTCTTTGCTAAAAGCGAGTGCCTTGAGGATCATGACAAGGCTTTGAAGACTCCGGTGTCTGATGTTGTTGCTCCGAATAATTCTTTGCTCAAGCAGGTTGATCCTGCCACAAG GTTGGTAGATGCGCTGGAGATGATGAAGCATGGTGTAAAGCGTCTTATTGTTCGAAAGAGTGTGGTATGGAAAGGCATGAGCAAACGTTTCTCTATTATCTATAATGGCAAATGGCTCAAGAACATGGATGCTAGTGGCAGCAACAATAACCCTTCTGCCAATCCCAATCGGCCTTCCTCATCTTCCACTAGCAGTACCCTCGACAAGTTTTGCTGTCTCTCAAGAGAAGATGTCATCCGTTTCCTGATTGGTTGCCTAGGTGCCCTAGCACCTCTTCCGCTCTCCTCTATCTCCTCTCTTGGAGCAATTAACCCAAACTACCAATTTGTTGAAGCCTCGGCTGCAGCCATTGAAGCCACTAAAAAACTTCCTGACGACCCTAGTGCAATTGCTGTTGTCGAACAGACACAGGATGATGAGTATAAGATCATCGGAGAGATCTCTGCTTCCAAACTATGGAAATGTGATTACTTGTCAGCAGCATGGGCTTTAGCTAATCTCTCCGCTGGACAGTTTGTGATGGGAGTGGAGGATAATGTGTCCTCAAGGTCAGAATACAATTTCTCTTTGCGTCCAGCTGCTGGCAATAATAATCAAGCTAATGGTGGCGGGTCAGCAAGGCCGAAGAAGTTCAGTAGCAGGAGTATAGGGTTCAATCCAGCGAGCCCAAGCATGGGAGTGAGCAGAAGCATGTATAGGGGTAGAAGTGCACCCTTGACCTGTAGGGTTACGAGTTCATTGGCGGCAGTGATGGCTCAGATGTTGTCTCACAGGGCAACTCATGTGTGGGTGACTGAGGATCACAGTGATGATATTGTAGTTGGAGTGGTGGGTTATGCAGATATTATGGCCGCTGTCACTAAACAACCAGCCCCCGCAAACCCTCCACTTGGTCGGACGACTGAGGTTTCTGGTAACGATATTCACCGTTGA
- the LOC103451139 gene encoding receptor-like protein CLAVATA2: MEHKWVSGFCPCGTLKLRALLLVLLVLVCSNLSQCVDLYPQDKDSVLLFRSLVQDPSQSLSSWVGSNCTNWTGITCENQTGRVVSVNLTSMNLSGQIHPNLCKLPFLEHLVLSENNFTSPVPLCFGSLRSLKTLHLDHNRFQGIVPDALMRLRQLKELVLNGNDLGGLVPWWVGNFSSRLEKLDIGFNSFHGEIPESLLYSKSLKYLDVGNNNLSGILSDFHQSLVFLNLESNQFSGTLPCFSACVQSLRVLNLANNSVVGGMPTCIASLQALKHLNLSFNQLTYEISPRLVFSEKLLVLDLSNNELSGPLPSKIAETTDKSGLVLLDLSHNSFSGEIPLKITELKSLQALFLSYNLLVGEIPARIGNLTYLQVIDLSHNSLSGSIPLNMVGCFQLLALILNNNNLSGEIHPELDALDSLKILDISNNKISGEIPLTLAGCKSLEIVDFSSNNLSGTLSDAITKWSNLRYLSLAQNEFSGNLPSWLFTFPVIRMIDLSGNKFSGFIPDANFNTSINFNNGELGKMQREPFGTSHNADTKVLIVVTGSSELSFNYVLSSMVGIDFSNNVLDGEVPGGLFGLRGLQYLNLSRNFLRGRVPDLEKMWSLRALDVSHNSLSGHIPENISSLQHLTLMDLSYNCFSGLVTKKQGYSRFPGAFVGNPDLCLESSDGGCDPASLPAVPGKAFEGEEVEGRISVWVFCLSAFLSFYFTGLALFCSPRARNHILKTSA; the protein is encoded by the coding sequence ATGGAACACAAATGGGTTTCAGGTTTTTGCCCCTGTGGTACTCTGAAATTACGTGCACTGCTATTGGTATTGTTAGTGCTTGTATGCTCAAACCTTTCTCAGTGTGTTGATCTTTACCCACAAGACAAAGACTCTGTCTTGCTGTTCAGGTCATTGGTTCAAGACCCCAGCCAGAGCTTGTCCAGCTGGGTTGGGTCTAATTGTACCAACTGGACCGGAATCACCTGCGAAAACCAGACCGGCAGAGTGGTTTCGGTTAACTTGACCAGCATGAATTTGTCTGGCCAAATTCACCCCAATTTGTGCAAActtccatttcttgaacatttgGTTTTGTCTGAAAACAACTTTACTTCCCCAGTCCCGTTGTGTTTTGGTTCTCTGCGCAGTCTCAAAACCCTCCATCTTGATCACAATAGGTTTCAGGGGATTGTGCCTGATGCACTCATGAGGCTTAGGCAGCTGAAAGAACTTGTTTTGAATGGTAACGATTTGGGAGGGCTTGTTCCTTGGTGGGTAGGTAACTTTTCATCTCGGTTGGAGAAACTAGATATTGGGTTTAATTCGTTCCATGGGGAGATTCCTGAAAGCTTGTTGTACTCGAAATCTTTGAAGTATTTAGATGTTGGGAACAATAATTTATCTGGTATTCTGAGTGACTTTCACCAATCTTTGGTCTTTCTCAATCTTGAATCAAATCAGTTTTCCGGTACTTTGCCTTGTTTCTCTGCTTGTGTTCAGTCTCTTAGAGTTTTGAATCTGGCTAACAATTCTGTTGTGGGAGGAATGCCTACATGTATTGCTTCGCTTCAAGCTTTGAAGCATCTGAACCTGTCATTCAATCAGTTGACTTATGAGATATCTCCGAGGCTTGTGTTTTCAGAGAAGCTTCTTGTCTTGGACTTGAGTAACAATGAGTTGTCTGGCCCTCTTCCGAGCAAGATTGCGGAAACAACAGACAAGTCTGGGCTTGTTCTTCTTGATCTGTCTCACAACAGTTTCTCTGGTGAAATCCCATTGAAGATTACCGAACTGAAAAGTTTGCAGGCCCTGTTTCTGTCATACAATCTTCTTGTGGGGGAGATTCCTGCGAGGATTGGAAATCTGACTTATCTCCAAGTGATTGATCTCTCGCACAACTCTCTATCAGGCTCAATTCCGTTGAACATGGTCGGATGTTTTCAGCTGCTTGCATTGAtactcaacaacaacaatctttcTGGTGAGATTCATCCAGAACTTGATGCATTGGATAGCTTGAAGATACTGGATATCAGCAACAACAAGATATCTGGTGAGATCCCGCTTACTTTAGCAGGCTGTAAATCTTTGGAGATTGTAGATTTCAGCTCCAACAATCTCTCCGGAACCTTGAGTGATGCAATCACCAAATGGTCAAACCTCAGGTATCTGTCCCTAGCTCAGAATGAATTTAGCGGAAATCTTCCCAGCTGGCTCTTTACTTTTCCGGTTATCAGAATGATAGATCTGTCAGGAAACAAATTTTCAGGCTTCATACCAGACGCTAACTTTAACACGAGCATAAATTTTAACAATGGCGAGCTTGGTAAAATGCAGAGAGAGCCATTTGGTACATCGCACAATGCGGATACAAAAGTTTTGATTGTTGTCACTGGTAGCAGCGAATTAAGCTTCAATTATGTACTATCTTCGATGGTGGGAATCGATTTCTCCAATAATGTGCTAGATGGGGAGGTTCCAGGGGGACTATTTGGATTACGCGGTTTGCAATACCTAAATTTGTCACGCAATTTTCTTCGTGGTCGTGTTCCAGATCTAGAGAAGATGTGGAGTTTAAGGGCCTTAGATGTATCACACAATTCTTTGTCAGGTCATATTCCCGAAAACATTTCCAGCCTTCAACACCTGACTCTTATGGATTTGTCATATAACTGTTTCTCTGGATTGGTTACGAAGAAGCAAGGATATTCGAGGTTTCCAGGAGCCTTTGTTGGAAATCCAGATTTGTGTTTGGAGTCCTCTGATGGAGGGTGTGACCCGGCAAGCCTCCCCGCGGTGCCTGGGAAGGCATTTGAAGGGGAAGAGGTCGAGGGGCGGATTTCTGTATGGGTTTTTTGTCTAAGTGCTTTCCTCAGTTTCTACTTCACGGGGTTGGCCCTCTTCTGCTCACCTCGAGCACGAAATCACATTCTCAAGACAAGTGCTTAG
- the LOC103451140 gene encoding protein TRIGALACTOSYLDIACYLGLYCEROL 3, chloroplastic isoform X1 — MFSLSNSVLFPLATSSGFTSKGFSRPVRFARTINWHSSDKQKEEPRNVLCACMAPHPNLRSDESFATKFEDSFKSEDLSRVQEPEGDSDVLIECRDVYKSFGEKNILRGVSFKIRHGEAVGIIGPSGTGKSTVLKIMAGLLAPDKGEVYIRGRKRVGLISDDEISGLRIGLVFQSAALFDSLTVRENVGFLLYENSSMPEDQIAKLVTESLAAVGLKGVEDRLPSELSGGMKKRVALARSIIYDTTKEAIEPEVLLYDEPTAGLDPIASTVVEDLIRSVHTKGQDAVEKPGQIASYVVVTHQHSTIRRAVDRLLFLYEGEIVWQGMTHEFTTSTNPIVQQFASGNLDGPIKY, encoded by the exons ATGTTTTCTCTGTCGAATTCAGTGTTGTTTCCTCTGGCGACATCCAGCGGCTTCACATCCAAAGGTTTTTCTCGGCCCGTTCGATTTGCCAGGACGATCAATTGGCATAGTAGTGACAAGCAAAAGGAAGAGCCCAGAAACGTTTTGTGCGCTTGTATGGCGCCTCACCCGAACCTGCGCAGCGATGAATCCTTTGCTACAAAATTTGAG GATTCATTTAAATCAGAGGATTTAAGTAGAGTTCAGGAGCCTGAGGGTGATTCGGATGTTCTGATCGAGTGTAGAGACGTCTACAAATCGTTTGGCGAGAAGAATATATTGAGAGGTGTGAGCTTCAAG ATTAGGCATGGCGAAGCTGTTGGAATAATTGGGCCTTCTGGCACTGGAAAATCTACAGTTCTGAAGATAATGGCAGGGCTTCTTGCTCCTGACAAG GGAGAGGTGTACATTCGAGGTCGAAAGAGAGTTGGTTTGATCAGCGATGATGAGATATCCGGTCTTCGGATTGGATTG GTGTTTCAGAGCGCTGCACTTTTTGATTCTTTGACTGTTCGTGAAAATGTCGGTTTTCTTCT gtACGAAAATTCGAGCATGCCCGAGGATCAAATTGCAAAGCTTGTGACTGAGAGCTTGGCCGCAGTCGGGTTAAAG GGAGTTGAAGATCGATTACCTTCGGAGCTGTCTGGTGGAATGAAGAAACGAGTTGCTCTGGCTCGATCCATAATTTATGATACCACAAAGGAAGCGATAGAGCCAGAG GTGCTCTTATATGATGAGCCAACAGCTGGACTTGATCCTATTGCATCTACTGTGGTAGAAGACCTCATCCGCTCTGTTCATACAAAAGGTCAGGATGCAGTCGAGAAACCTGGGCAGATCGCATCTTATGTTGTTGTTACTCACCAACATAGTACCATCAGACGAGCTGTCGACAG GTTGTTGTTTCTCTACGAGGGCGAGATAGTCTGGCAAGGAATGACTCATGAATTCACAACCTCAACAAATCCAATCGTTCAACAG TTTGCATCCGGGAACTTGGACGGTCCGATTAAATATTAG
- the LOC103451140 gene encoding protein TRIGALACTOSYLDIACYLGLYCEROL 3, chloroplastic isoform X2, which produces MAGLLAPDKGEVYIRGRKRVGLISDDEISGLRIGLVFQSAALFDSLTVRENVGFLLYENSSMPEDQIAKLVTESLAAVGLKGVEDRLPSELSGGMKKRVALARSIIYDTTKEAIEPEVLLYDEPTAGLDPIASTVVEDLIRSVHTKGQDAVEKPGQIASYVVVTHQHSTIRRAVDRLLFLYEGEIVWQGMTHEFTTSTNPIVQQFASGNLDGPIKY; this is translated from the exons ATGGCAGGGCTTCTTGCTCCTGACAAG GGAGAGGTGTACATTCGAGGTCGAAAGAGAGTTGGTTTGATCAGCGATGATGAGATATCCGGTCTTCGGATTGGATTG GTGTTTCAGAGCGCTGCACTTTTTGATTCTTTGACTGTTCGTGAAAATGTCGGTTTTCTTCT gtACGAAAATTCGAGCATGCCCGAGGATCAAATTGCAAAGCTTGTGACTGAGAGCTTGGCCGCAGTCGGGTTAAAG GGAGTTGAAGATCGATTACCTTCGGAGCTGTCTGGTGGAATGAAGAAACGAGTTGCTCTGGCTCGATCCATAATTTATGATACCACAAAGGAAGCGATAGAGCCAGAG GTGCTCTTATATGATGAGCCAACAGCTGGACTTGATCCTATTGCATCTACTGTGGTAGAAGACCTCATCCGCTCTGTTCATACAAAAGGTCAGGATGCAGTCGAGAAACCTGGGCAGATCGCATCTTATGTTGTTGTTACTCACCAACATAGTACCATCAGACGAGCTGTCGACAG GTTGTTGTTTCTCTACGAGGGCGAGATAGTCTGGCAAGGAATGACTCATGAATTCACAACCTCAACAAATCCAATCGTTCAACAG TTTGCATCCGGGAACTTGGACGGTCCGATTAAATATTAG